Genomic window (Methanobacterium formicicum):
ACGGTGAAGATATTGACCTGGAACAGTTCATCAAAGAGGAAGCAGGTGAGCATGAACAGGTTTCCCGGGCCAATGAAGTTCCCAGAAAGGTGCAGGAAACCCTCCTGAAGGTGGGAGTAGATCCCAACGAAGAAGAAAGATCCGGTACCTTTGTCCAGGTAGACCAGAGTGGAGTGTGTACTACCTGTGCTTCCGAGTCTGTGGAAATAATGGGCATGAATGTGGCTCTGGATAAATATGGCTGGTTAAAAGATTACATGTGGAAAGCAGTAGCCGTTGATAGCGATAAATACACTGCCCAAACAGCTTTACGGGAAAGGGAAGAAGGAGGTAGTGGAGGTTACTTCATAAGATCCCTACCCGGTTCTAAAGAGGTATTCCCCCTCCAGGCCTGCATGTTCATCGGTGATGAGAAGATTATGCAAACTGCCCACAACATCATCATTGCCGAAGAAAACTCCGAACTCCATATCATAACTGGATGTGCCACAGGAGAAGATGTTACTTCAGCTTTACACGTGGGAGTATCCGAATTCTACCTTAAAAAAGGGGCTAAGATCACCTTTACCATGGTACACAATTGGGCCGAACAGGTGGATGTTAGACCCCGTACCGGGGTGATGGTAGGAGATGAATCAACCTACATCAGCAATTACATCCTAACCAGCCCGGTTAGAAGCATACAATCCTATCCAACTGCTTACTGTACTGGAAACAACTCCAAGGTTGTTTTCCAATCCATACTAGGTGGTCAGAAACAATCTGTCCTGGATATGGGTTCCCGGGTTTTCTTAGAAGGTGAAGGTTGCAGTACGGAAATGATCTCCCGATCTGTTTCTAAGGACCAATCCCAGGTTTACGCTCGTGGACACCTGGCAGGAAGG
Coding sequences:
- a CDS encoding SufB/SufD family protein; its protein translation is MLPNTIERAEKAKEKKALYGEDIDLEQFIKEEAGEHEQVSRANEVPRKVQETLLKVGVDPNEEERSGTFVQVDQSGVCTTCASESVEIMGMNVALDKYGWLKDYMWKAVAVDSDKYTAQTALREREEGGSGGYFIRSLPGSKEVFPLQACMFIGDEKIMQTAHNIIIAEENSELHIITGCATGEDVTSALHVGVSEFYLKKGAKITFTMVHNWAEQVDVRPRTGVMVGDESTYISNYILTSPVRSIQSYPTAYCTGNNSKVVFQSILGGQKQSVLDMGSRVFLEGEGCSTEMISRSVSKDQSQVYARGHLAGRSKNVKGHLECHGLVLSDESMIYAVPELEGASTELELSHEAAVGKIAEEEVLYLMSRGLSEEEASSMIVRGFLSMDIAGLPPELAAETKRMIDQSLKGM